The following are encoded together in the Xanthobacter autotrophicus Py2 genome:
- a CDS encoding Mu-like prophage FluMu protein GP27 (KEGG: mag:amb0473 Mu-like prophage FluMu protein GP27): MGKRSSVDVLPQEVKDWLMRLREQGATYDQIVAKLREMDSLAVPIPSRSALHRHMQEAERTKEMVDRQRVVAEAMVKELGEVDDSRVTRGNIAMLHAILTRVQQTALDAMMTGDGNIDMSAGEVMQLAKALDHLGKAAKDDVARTAAIRKLAKEEVLKTAEAAVGAAEAGGHAMSGEELLRKIREDIYGIYEK, encoded by the coding sequence ATGGGCAAACGGTCCTCGGTCGACGTGCTCCCCCAGGAGGTCAAGGACTGGCTCATGCGCCTGCGGGAGCAGGGCGCGACCTATGACCAGATCGTCGCCAAGCTGCGCGAGATGGACAGCCTCGCGGTGCCGATCCCCTCGCGCTCGGCCCTGCACCGCCACATGCAGGAGGCGGAGCGCACGAAGGAGATGGTGGACCGGCAGCGCGTCGTCGCCGAGGCCATGGTCAAGGAACTGGGCGAGGTCGACGACAGCCGCGTCACCCGCGGCAACATCGCCATGCTGCACGCCATCCTCACCCGCGTGCAGCAGACGGCGCTGGACGCGATGATGACCGGCGACGGCAACATCGACATGTCGGCCGGCGAGGTGATGCAGCTCGCCAAGGCCCTAGATCATCTGGGCAAGGCCGCGAAAGACGACGTGGCCCGCACCGCCGCGATCCGAAAGCTCGCCAAAGAGGAAGTGCTCAAGACCGCCGAGGCGGCCGTTGGTGCAGCGGAGGCCGGCGGCCATGCCATGAGCGGCGAAGAGCTGCTGCGGAAAATCCGCGAGGACATCTATGGGATCTACGAGAAATGA
- a CDS encoding protein of unknown function DUF935 (PFAM: protein of unknown function DUF935~KEGG: rsq:Rsph17025_2101 protein of unknown function DUF935): MARLSKILGPDGRPVDLDALFDKAKAGPTLTGVRSPISGHPADGLTPARLARIHRAAAQGDILAYLELAEDIEERDLHYAAVLGTRKRQVSQIPITVETASDDPEHIKHADFVRDWLAEGVLDAALFDLCDAIGKGFSVLEIEWETTPERIAPSSLTWRDPRWFSFDELSLDEVMLYEGIGKEPLAPHKFITHRHKSKSGLTIRSGLARVASWAWMYKAFTLRDWALFCQNYGMPIRLGRYGAGALHEDKEVLWSAVANIAGDCAAIIPESMRIEFVELKNAADGSKLYEARASWMDAQISKLVLGQTATTDANPGSHAAGQTHRLVQEDMERADAKLIAATLNRQLIHQMVAFNFGPQPKYPVLRIGRPDELPIGEIVTALEKLGPLGLEVEESQILDRLGLTEAAKATEGKIVRKIGGRPKPAEAKPQILPGLPGGPPLDGGRPPAAGLTRHLVSLHASAPDPEYVDALTVRLAAEMSGVMAGLTGEIRRAFDEASDMRDLADRLERMQLDPKAFAEAMTRGMALAHLVGQAALVDELRLEV; encoded by the coding sequence ATGGCGCGCCTGTCCAAGATCCTCGGCCCCGATGGCCGGCCCGTCGACCTCGACGCCTTGTTCGACAAGGCGAAGGCCGGCCCGACGCTCACCGGCGTGCGCTCGCCCATCTCCGGCCACCCTGCGGATGGGCTCACGCCGGCGCGCCTGGCGCGCATCCACCGGGCCGCCGCCCAGGGCGACATCCTCGCCTACCTGGAGCTGGCCGAGGATATCGAGGAGCGCGACCTGCACTATGCCGCCGTGCTCGGCACGCGGAAGCGGCAGGTCTCCCAGATCCCCATCACGGTGGAAACGGCGAGCGACGATCCCGAGCACATCAAGCACGCGGATTTCGTCCGCGACTGGCTTGCCGAAGGGGTGCTCGACGCGGCTCTTTTCGACCTCTGCGACGCCATCGGAAAGGGCTTCTCGGTCCTCGAAATCGAGTGGGAGACCACGCCCGAACGTATCGCACCGAGTTCGCTCACATGGCGCGACCCGAGGTGGTTTAGCTTCGATGAACTGAGCCTCGACGAGGTCATGCTGTACGAGGGCATCGGCAAGGAGCCGCTGGCCCCGCACAAGTTCATCACCCACCGGCACAAGTCCAAGAGCGGGCTCACCATCCGCTCCGGCCTCGCTCGCGTCGCATCGTGGGCGTGGATGTACAAAGCTTTCACGCTGCGCGATTGGGCGCTCTTCTGTCAGAACTACGGCATGCCCATCCGCCTCGGCCGCTACGGCGCCGGCGCCCTCCACGAGGACAAAGAGGTGCTGTGGTCGGCGGTGGCCAACATCGCCGGCGACTGTGCCGCCATCATCCCCGAGAGCATGCGGATCGAGTTCGTCGAGCTGAAAAACGCGGCGGATGGCTCGAAGCTCTATGAGGCGCGCGCGAGCTGGATGGACGCCCAGATCTCCAAGCTCGTGCTGGGGCAGACGGCCACCACGGATGCCAATCCGGGAAGTCATGCTGCTGGGCAGACTCACCGCCTGGTGCAGGAGGACATGGAGCGGGCCGACGCCAAGCTCATCGCGGCGACCCTCAACCGCCAGCTCATCCACCAGATGGTGGCCTTCAACTTCGGCCCCCAGCCCAAGTATCCGGTGCTGCGCATCGGCCGGCCGGACGAACTACCCATCGGCGAGATCGTCACCGCCCTCGAAAAGCTCGGGCCGCTGGGGCTGGAGGTGGAAGAGAGCCAGATCCTCGACCGTCTCGGCCTCACCGAGGCCGCCAAGGCGACCGAGGGCAAGATCGTGCGCAAGATCGGCGGGCGGCCGAAGCCGGCGGAGGCAAAGCCGCAGATCCTGCCCGGCCTGCCGGGTGGCCCGCCGCTCGATGGCGGCCGCCCGCCGGCGGCTGGCCTCACCCGTCATCTGGTGTCGCTCCACGCCTCCGCCCCTGACCCGGAATATGTGGATGCGCTCACGGTGCGCCTGGCTGCGGAGATGAGCGGCGTCATGGCCGGCCTCACCGGCGAGATCCGCCGCGCCTTCGACGAGGCGAGCGACATGCGCGACCTGGCCGACCGCCTGGAGCGCATGCAGCTCGACCCGAAAGCATTCGCCGAGGCAATGACGCGTGGCATGGCGCTGGCCCACCTGGTGGGGCAGGCCGCCCTGGTGGATGAGCTGCGCCTCGAGGTCTGA
- a CDS encoding Peptidoglycan-binding domain 1 protein (PFAM: Peptidoglycan-binding domain 1 protein~KEGG: bbt:BBta_6577 hypothetical protein), with the protein MLSQDIIDAVVAAAQGASIPPAALLAVVEVESGGTALEIDGRTPRLLFERHVFYRELKAGWKKKLAAAVEAGLAIAEWSPKTQYKDQGPSRNRLALLAKARAIEEEPANRSCSWGLGQTMGFLAEELGYGTATDMVAKMTAGGIAVQIDMMLAEIRKKGLVDELQRQDWVGFAIRYNGPGYAKNQYDTKLAGAFRRWERWLAAAGAGTANPLPQHTRLTKREIEAVQQQLIDLGYPKIGLVDGKWGPDTTGAVSAFQAFEGLPTTGDYDDATRQALAEATPRAVSDARAATSADDLRAAGSQTVAIADKGRGIVKTIVGLGLAGGAKEAGDAGLLDQAQSAVDQVQAVRPLVDGARELIGWATSHWWIGALIVGFVLWRQFGAVIKRRVSDQVSGRHA; encoded by the coding sequence ATGCTCTCCCAAGACATCATCGACGCCGTCGTCGCTGCCGCCCAGGGCGCGAGCATCCCGCCGGCCGCATTGCTCGCCGTCGTCGAGGTGGAGAGCGGCGGCACCGCGCTGGAGATCGATGGGCGCACCCCGCGCCTCCTCTTCGAGCGCCATGTGTTTTATCGGGAGCTGAAGGCCGGCTGGAAGAAGAAGCTGGCCGCCGCCGTCGAGGCCGGTCTCGCCATCGCCGAATGGTCGCCCAAAACCCAGTACAAGGATCAGGGCCCATCGCGAAACCGCCTCGCGCTCCTCGCGAAGGCACGCGCGATCGAAGAGGAGCCGGCCAACCGCTCCTGCAGCTGGGGCCTTGGCCAGACCATGGGCTTCCTCGCCGAGGAGCTGGGCTACGGCACGGCCACCGACATGGTGGCGAAGATGACCGCCGGCGGCATCGCCGTCCAGATCGACATGATGCTCGCGGAGATCCGGAAGAAGGGCCTCGTCGACGAGCTGCAGCGGCAGGACTGGGTCGGCTTCGCCATCCGCTACAATGGCCCCGGCTACGCCAAGAACCAGTACGACACCAAGCTCGCCGGCGCCTTCCGCCGCTGGGAGCGCTGGCTTGCCGCCGCCGGCGCCGGCACGGCCAATCCGCTGCCGCAGCACACCCGTCTGACGAAGCGCGAGATCGAGGCCGTCCAGCAGCAACTCATCGACCTCGGCTATCCCAAGATCGGCCTCGTGGACGGCAAATGGGGGCCGGACACCACGGGCGCGGTCAGTGCGTTTCAGGCCTTCGAGGGCCTGCCCACCACCGGCGACTATGACGACGCCACCCGGCAGGCCCTCGCCGAGGCGACGCCCCGCGCCGTCTCCGATGCCCGCGCCGCCACCAGCGCGGATGACCTGCGCGCCGCCGGATCTCAGACGGTTGCCATCGCCGATAAGGGGCGCGGCATCGTCAAGACCATCGTGGGCCTCGGGCTCGCCGGCGGCGCCAAGGAGGCGGGCGATGCGGGGTTGCTCGACCAGGCGCAGTCGGCAGTCGATCAGGTGCAGGCCGTGCGCCCGCTGGTGGATGGCGCGCGCGAGCTGATCGGCTGGGCGACGTCGCACTGGTGGATCGGCGCGCTCATCGTCGGGTTTGTCCTCTGGCGCCAGTTCGGCGCCGTGATCAAGCGCCGCGTCTCCGACCAGGTGAGTGGCCGTCATGCGTGA
- a CDS encoding protein of unknown function DUF264 (PFAM: protein of unknown function DUF264~KEGG: mca:MCA2933 prophage MuMc02, terminase, ATPase subunit, putative), which produces MTPAVPLHAYQRKWLLDGSRFKAGMFSRQSGKTFTTTLEIVDDCFKAAVKTRRERWVILSRGERQAREAMEEGIKRHAAAYQLGFKTAEYDWQGDEGSHKALEVTLPHGSRITALPANPDTARGFSANVFLDEFAIHKDSKAIWGALFPVISKNGLRLRVTSTPNGKGNKFYEIMTAADEVWSRHVVDIYQAVADGLPRDIDELRAGLADDDLWAQEYELKWLDEASAWLSYDLISSCEDERAGDPALYQGGVCFVGRDIGRRQDLHVIWVWEQVGDVLWERERIEQKRATFAEMDDAFDDIMVRYRVGRACIDQTGMGEKVVEDAQRRWGSRVEGVLFTGPSKLVLATAGKERFEDRTVRISEGDVALRSDLHKLRKVTSATGAPRFVAERDDDHADRTWAAFLGIHAASDPMEYGYRPAARRPDAAGGMGGDGFWRPAGDDRVRPHHLPRLRGGL; this is translated from the coding sequence ATGACGCCCGCCGTCCCGCTCCATGCCTACCAGCGCAAATGGCTGCTTGACGGCAGCCGGTTCAAGGCCGGGATGTTCTCCCGCCAGAGCGGCAAGACGTTCACGACCACACTGGAAATCGTCGACGACTGCTTTAAGGCCGCGGTGAAGACCCGCCGCGAACGCTGGGTCATCCTGTCCCGCGGCGAGCGCCAGGCGCGCGAGGCGATGGAAGAGGGTATCAAGCGCCACGCTGCCGCCTACCAGCTCGGCTTCAAGACGGCAGAGTACGACTGGCAGGGCGACGAGGGATCCCACAAGGCCCTCGAAGTCACCTTGCCGCACGGCTCCCGCATCACCGCGCTGCCGGCCAACCCCGACACGGCGCGCGGCTTCTCGGCCAACGTCTTCCTCGACGAGTTCGCCATCCACAAGGATTCGAAGGCGATCTGGGGTGCCCTGTTCCCGGTCATATCCAAGAACGGTCTCCGGCTCCGGGTCACCTCGACCCCGAACGGCAAGGGCAACAAGTTCTACGAGATCATGACCGCCGCCGACGAGGTGTGGTCGCGCCACGTGGTGGACATCTACCAGGCGGTGGCCGACGGCTTGCCGCGCGACATCGATGAGCTGCGGGCCGGCCTCGCCGACGATGATCTCTGGGCGCAGGAATACGAGCTGAAGTGGCTCGACGAGGCCAGCGCCTGGCTGTCCTACGACCTCATCTCCTCCTGCGAGGATGAGCGCGCCGGCGACCCCGCCCTCTACCAGGGCGGCGTGTGCTTCGTCGGGCGGGACATCGGCCGGCGGCAGGACCTGCACGTCATCTGGGTCTGGGAACAGGTGGGCGACGTGCTCTGGGAGCGCGAGCGGATCGAGCAGAAGCGCGCCACCTTCGCCGAGATGGACGATGCCTTCGACGACATCATGGTGCGCTATCGCGTCGGCCGGGCCTGCATCGACCAGACCGGCATGGGTGAGAAGGTGGTGGAGGATGCCCAGCGCCGCTGGGGCTCCCGCGTCGAGGGCGTGCTCTTCACCGGCCCAAGCAAGCTCGTGCTGGCCACCGCCGGCAAGGAGCGGTTCGAGGACCGCACCGTGCGCATCTCCGAGGGCGACGTCGCCCTGCGCTCGGACCTGCACAAGCTGCGCAAGGTGACCTCCGCCACCGGCGCGCCGCGCTTCGTGGCCGAGCGCGACGACGATCATGCCGACCGCACCTGGGCGGCGTTTCTCGGCATCCATGCCGCGTCCGATCCCATGGAATACGGCTATCGCCCGGCGGCGCGCCGGCCCGATGCCGCCGGCGGCATGGGCGGCGACGGCTTCTGGCGGCCCGCCGGCGACGATCGCGTCCGGCCTCATCACCTGCCCCGCCTGCGAGGAGGCCTCTGA
- a CDS encoding protein of unknown function DUF1018 (PFAM: protein of unknown function DUF1018~KEGG: mag:amb1752 Mu-like prophage protein GP16), which yields MIAAAPASSKQIGAIHALKARMGLDDDSYRNVLQAETGQRSAKGLSVAQAGRVLDRLKAWTNPAAPAAAAPAKPAAEGALRLEGTYVGVCRALWLACYNLGLVRDRTDRALVAFVERQTGIASLNWVHDGKDARKVIEALKGWLGRSDITWDVPATTLTKWGYTLPRWRKLAVIRAQVKRLAELGEHAAPTRAALDAADERGLDEISSDLGRQLRKALSRKTGAK from the coding sequence ATGATCGCCGCCGCCCCCGCCTCCTCCAAGCAGATCGGCGCCATCCATGCGCTCAAGGCCCGAATGGGCCTGGACGACGACAGCTATCGCAACGTGCTCCAGGCCGAGACCGGCCAGCGCTCCGCCAAGGGCCTGTCCGTCGCCCAGGCCGGCCGTGTGCTGGACCGGCTGAAGGCCTGGACCAATCCCGCCGCGCCGGCGGCTGCTGCGCCCGCAAAGCCCGCGGCTGAAGGCGCCCTGCGGCTGGAGGGCACCTATGTCGGTGTGTGCCGCGCGCTCTGGCTCGCCTGCTACAATCTCGGCCTCGTCAGAGACCGCACCGACCGCGCCCTCGTCGCCTTTGTCGAGCGGCAGACGGGCATCGCCTCGCTCAACTGGGTCCATGACGGCAAAGACGCCCGCAAGGTGATCGAGGCGCTCAAGGGGTGGCTCGGCCGGTCCGACATCACGTGGGACGTGCCCGCCACCACCCTCACCAAGTGGGGCTACACCCTGCCGCGCTGGCGCAAGCTGGCGGTGATCCGCGCCCAGGTGAAACGCCTGGCCGAGCTGGGCGAGCACGCGGCCCCGACCCGCGCCGCCCTGGACGCGGCCGACGAGCGCGGGCTCGACGAGATCTCCTCCGATCTCGGCCGCCAGCTGCGCAAGGCCCTCAGCCGCAAGACGGGAGCAAAGTGA